Proteins from a genomic interval of Bradyrhizobium sp. CCBAU 53340:
- a CDS encoding septal ring lytic transglycosylase RlpA family protein translates to MEFRSSAAMCGALVALAVSVSAARSETVGDHSSAFVDAACGDKIVGAASSYNPFKPGKEEGGPKTASGERYDPEVWTAAIKTSLRQKFGGVQFGARPKYALVEAVGKKVIVKINDVGPLRPGRIIDLNERTMRHFDPSMERGVLPDVTVRPLAGDNWTAGPVG, encoded by the coding sequence ATGGAGTTCCGCTCGAGCGCCGCGATGTGCGGCGCCCTGGTTGCGCTTGCCGTTTCTGTCAGTGCTGCGCGAAGTGAAACAGTTGGGGATCATTCAAGCGCTTTCGTCGACGCCGCCTGTGGCGATAAGATCGTTGGCGCAGCTTCCTCGTATAATCCGTTCAAGCCCGGCAAGGAGGAGGGTGGACCGAAAACAGCCTCCGGCGAGCGATATGATCCAGAGGTGTGGACAGCCGCCATCAAGACGAGCTTGCGGCAGAAATTTGGTGGGGTTCAATTCGGCGCACGGCCGAAATACGCGCTGGTCGAGGCCGTCGGCAAGAAGGTCATCGTCAAGATCAACGACGTGGGGCCGCTCAGGCCCGGACGTATCATCGATCTCAACGAGCGGACCATGCGCCATTTCGATCCCAGCATGGAGCGCGGCGTGCTTCCCGACGTCACGGTCAGGCCGCTGGCCGGCGACAATTGGACGGCGGGGCCGGTTGGCTGA
- a CDS encoding acyl-CoA dehydrogenase family protein, with the protein MDFQHSARSLELQERVRQFMRAHVEPVEELYYEQVKPEAARYKTPQILQDLKRLAREQGLWNLFLSGEHGPGLTNLEYAPVKEIMGRILWAPEVFNCSAPDVGNMEVLANYGTKAQQERWLKPLLEGRIRSGFSMTEPQVASSDATNIQCAIRRDGDDYVINGRKWFTSGAMNEDCEILIVMGKTAPDDPDRHRQQSMILVPRNTPGVRIVRDMLTYGYDDAPVGHPEIVYENVRVPAENMLLGEGRGFEIAQGRLGPGRIHHCMRLIGCAQRALELMCQRSVSRTAFGKPLAEQGSVREDIAHSFCEITQARLLTLQAADKMDREGNKAARDLIAAAKIVVPSMAARVIDRAIQIHGAAGVSQDTFLARAYVYARFIRIGDGPDQVHLAAVGKELIKHGGVVGVGGG; encoded by the coding sequence ATGGACTTCCAACACTCCGCCCGTTCGCTGGAGCTGCAAGAGCGCGTCCGCCAGTTCATGCGCGCGCATGTCGAGCCGGTCGAGGAGCTCTATTACGAGCAGGTGAAGCCGGAAGCCGCGCGCTACAAGACACCGCAAATATTGCAGGATCTGAAGCGGCTGGCGCGGGAGCAGGGGCTCTGGAACCTGTTCCTGTCAGGCGAGCACGGACCGGGCCTGACCAATCTCGAATATGCCCCCGTGAAGGAGATCATGGGCCGCATCCTCTGGGCGCCGGAGGTGTTCAACTGCTCGGCGCCCGATGTCGGCAACATGGAGGTGCTGGCGAACTACGGCACCAAGGCGCAGCAGGAGCGCTGGCTGAAGCCGCTGCTGGAAGGGCGCATCCGCTCCGGCTTCTCGATGACCGAGCCGCAGGTCGCCTCGAGCGACGCCACCAATATCCAGTGCGCGATCAGGCGCGACGGCGACGACTACGTCATCAACGGCCGCAAATGGTTCACCTCGGGCGCGATGAACGAGGATTGCGAGATCCTGATCGTGATGGGCAAGACCGCCCCTGATGATCCCGACCGCCATCGCCAGCAATCCATGATCCTGGTGCCCCGGAACACGCCGGGTGTGCGCATCGTCCGCGATATGCTCACCTACGGCTATGACGACGCGCCGGTCGGCCATCCCGAGATCGTCTATGAGAATGTTCGCGTTCCCGCCGAGAACATGCTGCTCGGCGAGGGCCGCGGCTTCGAGATCGCGCAAGGCCGGCTCGGCCCCGGCCGCATCCATCACTGCATGCGGTTGATCGGCTGTGCCCAGCGTGCGCTGGAATTGATGTGCCAGCGCTCGGTGTCGCGCACAGCCTTCGGCAAGCCACTCGCCGAGCAGGGCTCGGTGCGTGAGGACATCGCGCATTCCTTCTGCGAGATCACGCAGGCGCGGCTGCTCACGCTGCAGGCCGCCGACAAGATGGACCGCGAAGGCAACAAGGCCGCGCGTGATCTGATCGCCGCCGCGAAGATCGTGGTGCCGAGCATGGCGGCCCGCGTCATCGACCGCGCCATCCAGATTCACGGCGCCGCCGGCGTCTCGCAGGACACGTTCCTCGCACGCGCCTATGTCTATGCCCGCTTCATCCGCATCGGCGACGGCCCGGACCAGGTGCACCTTGCCGCGGTGGGCAAGGAGCTGATCAAGCACGGTGGAGTCGTTGGCGTCGGCGGAGGCTAG
- a CDS encoding ABC transporter substrate-binding protein, producing the protein MKAALVLAAALAAACLSAPASAQKSYGPGVSDTEIKIGNTMPYSGPASPLGITGRVLAAYFDEVNEKGGVNGRKLNLLSLDDAFSPPKTMEAARRLVEGEGVAFIFATMGTAPSSAIAKYLNSNKVPQLFLISSASKWNDPTNMPWSMALPWAPNYTSEAAIDVAYARAKNPNARFAVLYQNDDAGKEYFRGVKEALGADADKAIAMASSFEVTDPTVDSQVLTLANTKADVFMIYSVTPRACAQAIRKAHEVGWQPTRFLASGCANKATVMAPAGLDAGKGVLSLGSLKPFTAEPKDDPAMSAYIDFMKRRLPNADINNVAALYGYTVAEALVVVLRQCKDDLTRENIMAQASNLKSVPLSLLLPGITLNTTPQDFRPIKDGYMLQFDGNDWVVASELLKGT; encoded by the coding sequence ATGAAAGCCGCTTTGGTCCTGGCCGCAGCGCTGGCTGCCGCATGTCTGTCCGCGCCTGCCTCCGCACAAAAATCCTACGGTCCAGGGGTTTCCGACACCGAGATCAAGATCGGCAACACCATGCCCTATAGCGGGCCGGCCTCGCCGCTCGGCATCACAGGGCGGGTGCTCGCGGCCTATTTCGACGAGGTCAACGAGAAGGGCGGCGTCAACGGCCGCAAGCTCAATCTGCTCTCGCTCGACGACGCCTTCTCGCCGCCGAAGACGATGGAAGCCGCGCGGCGGCTGGTCGAAGGCGAGGGCGTTGCCTTCATCTTCGCGACCATGGGCACGGCGCCGAGCTCGGCGATCGCAAAATATCTCAACAGCAACAAGGTGCCGCAGCTCTTTCTGATCAGCTCGGCTTCGAAATGGAACGATCCCACAAATATGCCATGGTCGATGGCGCTGCCCTGGGCGCCGAACTACACCAGCGAGGCCGCGATCGATGTTGCCTATGCCCGCGCCAAGAATCCGAACGCGCGCTTTGCCGTGCTCTATCAGAACGACGATGCCGGCAAGGAGTATTTTCGCGGCGTCAAGGAAGCGCTCGGTGCTGACGCGGACAAGGCGATCGCGATGGCCTCTAGCTTCGAGGTCACCGATCCCACCGTCGATTCCCAGGTGCTGACGCTCGCCAACACCAAGGCCGACGTCTTTATGATCTATTCCGTGACGCCGCGCGCCTGCGCGCAGGCGATCCGGAAGGCGCATGAGGTCGGCTGGCAGCCGACGCGTTTCCTCGCGAGCGGCTGCGCCAACAAGGCGACCGTGATGGCGCCGGCCGGCCTCGATGCCGGCAAGGGCGTGCTGTCGCTCGGCTCGCTCAAACCGTTCACGGCCGAGCCGAAGGACGATCCGGCAATGTCGGCCTATATCGACTTCATGAAGCGGCGCCTGCCCAATGCCGACATCAACAACGTCGCCGCGCTCTACGGCTATACGGTCGCCGAAGCGCTGGTGGTGGTGCTGAGGCAGTGCAAGGACGATCTGACGCGCGAGAACATCATGGCGCAGGCCTCGAACCTGAAGAGCGTGCCGCTGTCGCTGCTGCTGCCCGGTATCACGCTCAACACCACACCGCAGGATTTCCGCCCGATCAAGGACGGCTATATGCTGCAGTTCGACGGCAATGACTGGGTGGTGGCGAGCGAGTTGCTGAAGGGGACGTGA
- a CDS encoding HdeD family acid-resistance protein: protein MTSASDTSSHPGLGSGIAALHGKWGWIVALGVVYLIAGFVALGSVVMATVASVIVVGAMMIVAGGAEIIGAFQMKSWGKFLVWVLLGVLYVIAGILTFDNPLFAAVLLTLFLGISLIASGAVRLFLAFSMKRESPWVWVALSGAITLLLGLLIVARWPVNSVYILGLFLGIDLIMAGAGWVGLGFSLKRRH, encoded by the coding sequence ATGACGTCTGCTTCGGATACCTCTTCCCACCCCGGCCTGGGCTCCGGGATTGCGGCGCTGCATGGCAAATGGGGCTGGATTGTCGCCCTTGGCGTCGTCTACCTGATCGCCGGCTTCGTCGCGCTCGGCAGCGTGGTGATGGCGACGGTGGCGAGCGTGATCGTGGTCGGGGCGATGATGATCGTTGCCGGAGGCGCCGAGATCATTGGCGCCTTCCAGATGAAGAGCTGGGGCAAGTTCCTGGTCTGGGTGCTGCTCGGCGTGCTCTACGTCATCGCCGGCATCCTCACCTTCGATAATCCGCTGTTCGCGGCAGTCCTGCTGACGCTGTTTCTCGGCATATCGCTGATCGCGTCGGGCGCCGTCAGGCTGTTTCTCGCCTTCAGCATGAAGCGCGAGAGCCCGTGGGTGTGGGTCGCGCTGTCTGGCGCCATCACGCTGCTGCTCGGTCTCTTGATCGTGGCGCGCTGGCCGGTGAACAGCGTCTACATCCTCGGCCTGTTCCTCGGCATCGACCTGATCATGGCGGGCGCGGGCTGGGTGGGCCTGGGCTTCAGCCTGAAACGGCGGCACTAG
- a CDS encoding FAD-dependent oxidoreductase, which produces MTDDKKPSGPDLTTGVSLSAFKDGKLLGHVGGEDVLLVQAGSEIFAIEPLCSHYHGPLAEGLVVGDTIRCPWHHACFSLQSGEAMRPPALNALAAWDVTRDRDRIVVARKREAAKPSTAHRSASTPEKFVIVGGGAAGFAAAETLRREGFAGAITMLSNDGAMPVDRPNLSKDYLAGNAPEDWLPLRGEDYYQDAGIDLRLNTNVSAIDPKTRSVTLGNGDRLPFDRLLLATGAEPVKLQISGADQPHVHTLRSVADSRAIIKAAGSAKRALVIGASFIGLEVAASLRARKIEVHVVAPEERPMQKVLGPEMGDFIRALHEENGVNFHLKDTVEKLDGIRATLKSGAVIEADLVVVGIGVKPCLALAEHAGLAADRGVSVSEYLETSVAGIFAAGDIARWPDPHSRQTIRVEHWVVAERQGQTAARNMLGRRERFDAVPFFWSQHYDVPINYVGHAESFDDIDVDGSIKDKDCLLKYRKDGRVLAVASIYRDLDNLKAELEMERSRA; this is translated from the coding sequence ATGACCGACGACAAGAAGCCGAGCGGTCCCGACCTGACCACGGGCGTGTCGCTGAGCGCGTTCAAGGACGGCAAGCTGCTCGGCCATGTCGGCGGGGAGGATGTCCTGCTGGTACAGGCCGGCAGCGAGATCTTTGCGATCGAGCCTCTTTGCAGCCATTACCATGGTCCGCTCGCCGAAGGGCTCGTGGTTGGCGACACCATCCGCTGTCCCTGGCATCATGCCTGCTTCTCCCTGCAGTCGGGCGAGGCAATGCGTCCGCCGGCGCTGAACGCGCTGGCGGCGTGGGATGTCACGCGCGATCGGGACAGGATCGTCGTTGCGCGCAAGCGCGAGGCGGCCAAACCGTCGACAGCCCATCGCAGCGCGTCGACCCCGGAAAAATTCGTCATCGTCGGCGGCGGTGCGGCCGGCTTTGCGGCGGCCGAAACGCTGCGCCGCGAGGGTTTTGCCGGTGCCATCACCATGCTTAGCAATGACGGCGCGATGCCGGTCGATCGTCCCAATCTCTCCAAGGATTACCTTGCCGGCAACGCGCCGGAGGATTGGCTGCCGCTGCGGGGCGAGGATTACTATCAGGACGCCGGCATCGATCTGCGGCTCAACACCAACGTCTCGGCGATCGACCCGAAGACACGCAGCGTGACGCTCGGCAATGGCGACAGGCTTCCGTTCGATCGCCTGCTGCTCGCCACCGGCGCCGAGCCGGTGAAGCTCCAGATATCAGGCGCCGACCAGCCGCACGTCCATACCCTGCGCTCCGTCGCCGACAGCCGCGCGATCATTAAGGCCGCAGGCAGTGCCAAGCGCGCGCTGGTGATCGGCGCCAGCTTCATCGGCCTCGAGGTCGCGGCGTCCTTGCGGGCGCGCAAGATCGAGGTGCATGTGGTCGCGCCCGAGGAGCGGCCGATGCAGAAGGTGCTCGGGCCCGAGATGGGCGACTTCATTCGCGCGCTGCACGAAGAGAACGGTGTCAACTTTCACCTCAAGGACACCGTGGAGAAGCTCGACGGCATCCGCGCCACGCTGAAGAGCGGCGCCGTGATCGAGGCCGATCTCGTCGTGGTCGGCATCGGCGTCAAGCCGTGCCTTGCGCTGGCCGAGCACGCCGGGCTTGCGGCCGATCGCGGCGTCAGCGTCAGCGAATATCTCGAAACCAGCGTCGCCGGAATCTTCGCTGCCGGCGACATCGCACGCTGGCCCGATCCGCATTCGCGGCAGACCATCCGCGTCGAGCACTGGGTGGTCGCGGAGCGGCAGGGCCAGACCGCGGCGCGCAACATGCTCGGCAGGCGCGAGCGCTTCGACGCGGTGCCGTTCTTCTGGAGCCAGCATTACGACGTGCCGATCAATTATGTCGGCCACGCCGAGAGCTTTGACGACATCGACGTCGACGGCAGCATCAAGGACAAGGACTGCCTGCTGAAGTACCGCAAGGATGGCCGGGTGCTTGCGGTCGCCTCGATTTATCGCGATCTCGACAACCTCAAGGCCGAACTCGAGATGGAGCGGTCGCGCGCTTGA
- the folE gene encoding GTP cyclohydrolase I FolE, with translation MTSQARRLERVAVAQAPSDRPDRAEVEQAIRTMIRWAGDDPARDGLRETPDRVARAFEEYFSGYAQDPTEILQKTFEEIEGYDEMIVLRGVRFESHCEHHMAPIVGRAWVAYIPQGRVVGISKLARLVDIYAKRLQIQEKMTAQIANTINDVLRPEGVGVIIKATHHCMTTRGAHKPGTDLVTSRMLGVFRDNALTRQELLGLANSDD, from the coding sequence ATGACGTCACAAGCGCGCAGGCTGGAACGCGTCGCGGTCGCGCAGGCGCCGAGCGATCGGCCTGACAGGGCGGAGGTTGAGCAGGCGATCCGGACCATGATCCGCTGGGCCGGCGACGACCCCGCGCGCGATGGTCTGCGCGAGACGCCGGACCGCGTCGCCCGCGCCTTTGAGGAATATTTCTCGGGCTATGCGCAGGATCCGACCGAAATCCTGCAAAAGACCTTCGAGGAGATCGAAGGCTATGACGAAATGATCGTGCTGCGCGGCGTTCGCTTCGAGAGCCATTGCGAGCACCATATGGCGCCGATCGTCGGACGCGCCTGGGTCGCCTATATCCCGCAAGGACGCGTGGTCGGCATCTCCAAGCTCGCGCGTCTCGTCGACATCTACGCCAAGCGGCTTCAGATCCAGGAGAAGATGACCGCGCAGATCGCTAATACGATCAATGATGTGCTGAGGCCCGAAGGCGTCGGCGTCATCATCAAGGCGACGCATCACTGCATGACCACGCGCGGCGCGCACAAGCCGGGGACCGATCTCGTCACCAGCCGCATGCTGGGCGTGTTCCGCGACAATGCGCTGACGCGCCAGGAGCTGCTGGGGCTCGCCAATTCGGATGATTGA